DNA from Antennarius striatus isolate MH-2024 chromosome 1, ASM4005453v1, whole genome shotgun sequence:
ataataaatacggttctttctttttaaaaaaaaaatgtttcggACATAAAATCACTAATTCAGAATGTTAAAAGTTTAATGCACACATTTGAAATAgacattatttatcattttgcattgacattctgtttttttgttgttgttttttttgcttttgtcacAGAGTTCTTAAAGTATCAGAAGAAACTCAGCAGCTCTCTATCTGCCCAGTCCTTTTTTCTTTGTACTTATGGAGGGGACAGCAGCATACCACTGGATCACATCTATACTGAAGTCCAGCTGGAACCAGCACATGGCAGTGCAGATTTCCAGGGACCTCTGGGCCCAGAAGACATAGTGAGCAAGGTTGGTTCACAAAATGAGGAGGCCGACACAGTGCTCGTTTCCGGACAGGCAGGAAGTGGGAAGAGCACTTTACTCCAGAGGTTTCACTTGCTTTGGGCTCGAGGGGCAGCACTCCAGgattttctccttctgtttccagTCAGCTGTCGTAGGCTGAATTCATTGCACAAGGAACTATCCATCCGAGAATTGCTGTTTCAGCACTGCTGTTGGCCGGACAAGGAGCAGGAAGACATTTTTCAGTTCATCCTGGACAACCCACATCTCATTCTTCTCACTTTTGATGGCTTGGATGAGTTCAAGCACAGCTTTTCGGATGAGTGTAGGATTTGCAGCCCCACCCAACGCGTACAGGCACACGTGCTATTGTTCAGTTTAATCCAGGGCTCCCTAATGAAGGGAGTACGAAAAGTAGTGACCAGCCGGCCAGAAGCAGTGGGCCCTGaattaaagaaatacatttgCAAAGAGGTCATTCTAAAAGGCTTTTCCATAAATGGGATTGACTGTTTTGTCAGGAAGCATCACAGTGACTCCACTGTGGCTACTATGGTTTTGGAGTCCCTAAAGACAAACACTGCCTTACTTGGACTGTGCCATAGTCCAGTCTTGTGTTGGATTGTCTCGCACTGCCATAACCAGCTACTACACTATGGAGAAGGCACCCCACAAACAATTACAGATGTTTATCTCATGATCTTGCAGCACTTTTTACAGCACAAAAGTTCAGTGAAGAGCAATACTGACTTCAGCTGGCTTAAAGAGCACCTTAACACGGTGTTGCGTTTAGGACAGCTTGCCTTTGAGGGGATAGAAAACAACTGTTACATATTCTCATGTACTGACGTGGAGAAATGTGGTATAACTGAAAGTGATCTTTGCATGGGTTTTCTCTTTCAAAGCAAATATTTGTCCTCCATCCATGGTAAAGGTTATGAATTCCTTCATGTGACCATGCAATGTTTCTTTGCTGCACTGTACATTGCTTTTTCAAATAACATTGGGCGTTCAGTTATACCCAAGCTCTTTAATCTTCAGGACATGAGGAAGGCAGCTACAagtgctgtgtgtttcagggcctgtGTGGACATGTCTCCTGGACAAAAGTGGACTTTTGTGGAGGAAACAATCGGAGCTGAAACAGCAAATCTGCAAATCACAGCAACCTTTGTGTCAGGACTTCTCTCCCAGCGTCATCAATGCCTGTGGCTTCTCAGCTGCCCCAAAGTTATAATGGAGAAAAGGATCAAACAGGTGGTGAGATGTCTGTCAACAGGgatgcaaaaacacttcaagtCTATACCCCAACCTGTAGAGGGTGAGAAAAAAAGCATGCATGCAATGCCAGGCTTTGTCTGGCTAGTAACATGCATCTATGAGAAGCAGGACAGTAGGATTGCAAAAGATGTTATGCATAAACTGGAGGTGACCCACCTGAAACTGACCTACTGTAACATTGGTCCTGTAGAATGTACTGCACTGGCATATGTGCTCCAGTATTTAAGGAATCCTGTAGGTCTCCAGCTGGACAACAATTTTGTAGGTGATGTTGGTGTGGAGCAGCTTCTTCCCTGTATGCATATTTGCAATTCCTTGTAGTGAGTATGAATCCGAATTGTGATCTCAGCTTTCATAATAACATATactatgaagaagaaaaatatatggTATGCTTTACTGTGTTTTCTATATCAGTTTAAGGAATAATAACATTACAGATGTGGGGATCTGCAAACTGATTGCCAAAGTAATCCACTGTGATAGCGTCCAAAAACTTGCGTAAGTTTTGTCAATAAGATTCATGCTTAATGCTATAATGAAGACATAAATGACGTTTACTTTAAAAGACAACTTATTATAGGAATCATTTTGTGTCTTTGCAGGCTCTTCAACAACAAATTAACTGATGCATGCATACCGCACTTCTCTCATCTTCTGAAGACCAGGCCGGATTTCCTCTCTCTTAGGTTTAATCTCATCTCAATCTAACAGAGCTCTAATAATGTACACCAAGCCTACTTGGTGTCAAATTGAAAGCAAATTATTTTCTCTACTGTCTTTTAGGTTAggcaacaataaaataacagcAGAGGGTGCAAAGCTGCTGGCAGAGGGACTGAAATTCAGCCATTCCCTGCAGTATTTAGGGTAATAGTACTTCTGCAGATTTTCATGCGTCTCACTCCAACTTCTTTTACTATTCTTTTTTGTATACAAGGCTTTGGGGAAATATGGTCGGAGATACAGGAGCAGAAGCCCTTGCTAAAGCCCTGGAGAACAGCAAATCACTGGTGTGGCTTAGGTAATACTGTGGAAAATGTTACCTTCCACAATTTATGAATAGCATATTGTACTTTGGCAGAAATATAATATTGCTGTACACTATATTTTGTCTAATGTCAGCTTGGTAGGCAATAGCATAGGGAGTGCAGGAGCATGTTCGCTTGCCAACCTTATCAAGACCAGTACTTCACTGGAAGAACTTTGGTAAGTTTTGAAAGCAATTCATATTTGCACTGACAATTTgtactgaaaaaaacatttgagcaTTGACTGTAAGGTAATGTTTTCTTATTTCCTGTAAAAGGTTGACAGAGAACAGAATAAACAGAACAGGGGTGGAATGTCTGATTCAAGCTCTAGAACATAACACACATGTGAAATCAATATGGTATGTGAGGAAatcttgacacacacactcacatgtaaAAAGTACTTGGTATTTCTCATTTGTTTCATGCATTTAATTTGCGGGTGTCAATATTCGTCTTGGGGCAATGAATGTCCATGTAGCTAGTGTCAGTAGCAAGAGAGACTGTTTGTTACACTTATCCTGTTTTGACTGAACAAGAGTGCTATTTTTGCTTCAGAATCAGAATTAGAATGCTTTATTAATCCACCAAAGGGGAAACTACTTTTTGTTACTTGTCACTCTGCAGTAGAACAGAGTAAAAAGTTCAAGTTCAAGcttcaaataacaaaaaaaaaacattatcagtgattcttttttgtgttcttaAATTACAGGTTGAGGAATAACGACCTCAGTATGGAGGAAGTAGAAACGATGGGCCAGCGTGAATCAAGATTAGTCTTTTGATTTTGTATTAAGAAGGCTAAGAACAGTATTGTATTGTTTTactcaatatttattttgaaacctattttaatttttaaatgtacaaaataaattttgttcAAGTATACagtatcttgtttttttttgtgtatattaaaatttaggttttttaaaaaaaattttattgaaagaaATCTCGGCCAGGGAGGACAGCTGGTTTGAGAGAGCTGTTAAACAAGTCAAATTGGAGCTGCCATCTCTCAACAAAGGGGGAGGCCTTTGCCAGAGAGGTGAAATGTCACCTATCCACATTGCCCTGGGTAAATGAAAATCTtcagatataaaaataaataaaacatattgaTTTTTATCATAATTCAGTTTGTACTTGTCTTTGAGATAAACAATACCACAATTGTAGTAATTATTAATAGTATTTCTAAATTAGTTTTTATGTactatatttactgtacaaaacaaaaaaattgccaTTTATCTCCTGAAAATAACTTGACTGAAGTCAAAAGTGGAAAATCCCCTGTGGGTACTCTTCTTGAGGTCATGGGTTAGTTGCTTCAGAATAAATGTTTCGTTCAAATTACATGTTCAGCCTGGCCAATCACATTGATCTCTATTTAAAACGTTCCAAAAATGAATAATGTGGTGATTAACTGCTCTTCAGCAACATTAAAATCCTAATGacataaatgtcaaaaaacaatCCAACAATGTAAAATACAACATATTATTTATAGACGTACAGCATCCTCTGCGTTGAAATGTACACTTCAACCTAACTATATTTCCTCCCATTCACGGGAAAGCCCCACAGAGGGGATTTTTTACATGCACGACTAGCAACCAATCAGCGCTTGAGATTGAAGCGGATAACCAATAGCTGACAAGGACCGGACTGATGTCATAGATTAGTTCGTGAGGTCGTCTACTGTAAATATTATATGTTGTAGCTGTAGTGCTACACTGTATAATTTCACGTTTTTCTCATGGATACCAGATTTATATTTATGCAGAGAGCAAACCGAGGACGCTGGCAGTGCTCTGCCAACCTGCCTGCTTGCCATCAAGAAGCTTGCTAGGCTAGCTACAGCGTGATACTTGGTTCGTTAGAACGCTAGCATGATCTAGCCATTTAGCTAATCAGAGGTTATTACAGTAGGAACTTGACGTTAGCTCGTTTGCAGAGGCCTGAACGCAActaatttaaatggaaatttgGAAATGACAGTCATATTTCGCCTGTAGTTCTACATGCGCGTATCAAAGGTAAGGCGTCCATGTTGTTATGTTTGAGAGTAAATTATTATTTGGTGCTTTTTAACCATATATTAGCTACTTCGACCTCCTCATGGGCCTTTGACAGCCTttacctgatgatgatgacacaaTTTTACTTTGGTTGTCAGGGAAAATGTTGGAGAAAATGTGTCAAAAGTATTGCTTTTAGGTGAACCGGTTCGGCAAGGAAGCTGCGACGTAGTGATTGTCACGTCAAGGAAGACGTCAAATGAAAGTCAAATAATCTCAACGCCTATTTTAACATATGACAGGTTGAATTCAACTTTAAATCCTCTACTTTGCACTGCACTACTTTTACACAACTATCTTGTCTTGTGTAGATATCACACACTTGTGTTATATAGAAACACTACCTGTCATGTGTGTAATGATTAAGTTGATGTAGTATCAGTGCTTTTCAATATGTCGTATTAACTGATGATCACTTCTAAGCTGTCATCAGGGGGAGTCCTGTCACCTCGTTGTGTGTATTTAGAACACTCGGCTCAGTTCATGAGTAATGCCACACTAGGTCCTGCTGAACACGGGCACAGCGCAGGGATGACTGCTAGGGAGGATCTACTGTCCAGACCATGATAAGATATTTGAttgataaatacacacacacacacacacacacacacacacacacacacacgcactgctTTCAGAACTTCAGAAATTCCATATCCCGAACAAATACTTTACCCATTGCAAGTCTGACAAACTGTTTAATATACAGTGATATAATGGGGAATCATGAAAATTCAATATTgctgtttttgtctgtacatGTTTGAAAAATAGTCTGTTTTAGTTTAtcagttaaattattttatatgagCTTACATCAGACttttattatgtgtgtgtccagtttTCCTTGAATACTGTTCTAATGATagttatttgtcatttattccCATAGATTAGATCGAAAGCTTGCGATGACGTTTGTCCTCCTGTCTAGAATGCAGCCATGAGCTCCACCCTGTGGAGCCAGGAGAAGCCCAGTGGGGGCTTCAGGGAGGACTGGCGCTTCTACATGGTTACAAAGGAGTGTACGGTGGATAAGTCTCCCCAAAAAACTCTGAGGATCCCCCGTGGCAGTCTTGGTCAGGCCTGCCAGGAGCGCAACAGCCTGGGGCGAACACTTCCTCCATGTAAAGGCAAGAAAAGCCTCCGTATCCTGgaccaaacaaatgtggttctTAGTCTGGATGAGCGGGATGTCTTGGAACTGGATGAAAAGCTGGCTGAGCTGCTGTTCCCCATAACTAACTGTGAGGAGCGATATGCCCTGCTCTACAACAAGTCACGGCTTGAACGTGTCCGTGATATTGACTGTGGTTCGAAGGTGCGTGTCCAGCTACGCTCAGGGGATGAACCTCTACCTGGTGTTGTCCGCTTCAAAGGCTCGCTGCTCCCTGACAGAGCCCTGTCTGGAATTTGGTTTGGAGTGGAGCTTCTGGTGAGAACTTGTGTGGCTTTTgcttcaaattttttttaagtgggTGTCAaagagtttgtgttttctcagtGATCATTCTGCATGGATGCTGTGCAGCAATAGACATGAGGGTGTGGTGCTTATCAAGACAAATTTCTGAGAGAAATAAGtaattttctaaaataaatttgGCATCCAACTAGACCTTTGTGcaaactttattttgtttatctTGATAGACAGGAAGTCATATTTccttgtcagaaaaaaaaagaataaaattgatCAAATTGGAGGGGGTAGAGtgataaatgtgtatatatgtatgtacagtatatatcacCGAAAGAATCATTTGTAATCCCAAAATTGAAAACACTCCTGCTGTATTTGTTGGCGGCAGAGATGCAAAAGTTTTCCCTTTTTGCCTTCAGTTAaattatttctatatttatattGAACAATTTTCTtacccttttaaaaaaaaaaacttttaaggCAGAGTTTTGTTTCAAATATGTTAGAGAAGCTTGAAGCAAAGTGGCGGTGTGACTGACGAGAGGGCAAGCAGATGAAGACAACATTTAAACTTCTATGTTAACTATGCCTGTGGCATTTGTTCTGTTCTGCATATACAGCTAAGTACGCGACAAAATACAAAGGGGTGCCTATCCTACTGCGATCAACTGTAGTCTTTCTGTGTGGGCCGATGGAGCTCAGGCATTCAGACTGTTGTTCAATGCAATGGCCTCAAACTTTGGACAAATGCCTCAGATATATTTTGGCTTGTTTGGTTGTACCAACTGCTATTTCCTTTTTTGTAATTAATGTGAAAAGTAATGATAATTCAGGAGTTTTTCATATCTGGATAGTACTTGAGAAAAGAAGCACAATATGTTACTGTGTGGTTCGTGAGAGCATCCAGTATCTCTGCTAGACACTGGTGAATGCATTTTTCATCACAGCAAATCAAGTCATAATTTTGCTGCAGTAATCGATCATGTACTCTCACAGCACCATGATGTTCACTTTTCTTCATGGACAAATGCTGAGCAAGCAGCCTTGCTACCTGCCCTACTTGTCATGACAATAATTCACTGATCTCCTTTGTCCTTAGGATTTTTTGTTCTTGCTGTTTCTTGTCATATCTCgtcatctttctttctcctccatctcccaggaggagggaagaggcCAGGGCTTCACGGAGGGTTCCTACCAGGGCCGTCAACTTTTTCGCTGTGAGGATGAGTGTGGTGTTTTTGTGGCCTTGGATAAACTTGAACTCtgggaggatgatgatgaagaggccTTGGGAGAACTGGAGGTGGACCATGTCAATCTGTTGGACGAAGACCAGGACTTCCCTCCACTGGAAATCAACTCCAGGGTACTGGTGCAAACCAGAGATGGACCAGAGAGAGGCACTATTATTTTTTGTGACCTGCTTCCAAGCAATGAAAGCCTGGGTTATTATGTTGGTGTTGACATGGTAAGTAAGACTCTCTTTAAATTAACAGAGTATGTCCATACAGATATGGGAAATATTCCCCAAATAGGATTGGAACGACAAGTCAGTTGATGAAAGTTACAGTAGTTGTGTTttttcaatatactgtatatatatatatttttttttaaccaaaaaaaaagttttttaaatgtgagattttgcttttttttcccctattCATTCCGTCATGACTTGCATCCCTTTTGGGGTTAAGGTTCTACTGATTGGAGATAAAACCACCAGCAGCttaactgattttaaaaatattactctGATTCACAATAGAGAACTCATGCTGCAGTCAGACATCTAATTTAAGATTTTTTCTCCTCACAGAAGAGATTTCTTTGAACTGTGAAGTTCAATTTTTTAGTTTTCACATTAAGCTAAGACGAATACTGCTAACATCAGGCATACAAAATACGAAGCAAAGCCTGgacaacacaaaaagacaagGCTAGGTAAAATAGTTTGCTTATTAACAAAATCCACAGTAAAGGTCACAACTTTCTGCAATTTAAATGTGACAGATTGGTGTTCCACAGGGCTCCGTGTCAAACTTTTAACATGTACATAAACCCTTTTAAAACCTAAAAACCCTTGTAGATTTTAGTGTTTACCCTTCAGCTTTTGAATTAACTAAACAGTTGAGCTGTGACATGTTAATCAATGTGCTTTACAGgaagcaagaagaaaaagaaatacctACTTCcccaaatataaaaacaaaattggtTTTATAAAGTAGTTAAAAGTAAAAGTAGTTAATCTGCTTATATCAACCATTGATTGAGGACAGCCATATTAAGAAAGTTATATTTTTACACACTTTCTTCTCTGTTTTCTccagagaaaaacagaattttccAAAAATGGATGTCAGAGTGTAGAAATCATATGGGATGCAAATGAGTGATACAAACCAGCAAAGTGGGTCAGTGATTCTTTTAGCAGTAATTTTAGAAGACTTTAGCTTTGTGAGTGTTTGTGGGTTCTTGTCATCACTGTGAATTTATGTTGTCAGCAGCTGGAAATGACCTCTTATTGTCTTGTAGTGTTTCTAGTTTGTTTATCATACGTTCAACTGTTTCCATAGTTTCTATAGTTTCTATAGCTGTTTCTCATGAGTGGATGTTTCAGTATGGCAATGTGCAGTAAGTTACAGGTTTCCATAAGAAAAGTGACCATATTAGTTAACATCCGAAGTTGTCCGTGTGAACTcgcctttttaaaattttttgacTTCAATATTGACTGCTCCTCTGTATGATGGGAGATTATAACTTTTTCTTTGGGTTCACAGAAGCTGGTATCTATGACTACTGTTGTCTGACGGGAGTTAATCTTGTACTCATAGAGAGATTGAATCACATAACTGAGACATTTGACTGCTGATtgttagcagcagcagcagcccacTCAGTGCATCTGAACCACCCACAGAAATGCAAGGCAGTCACGCGGGGAGTGAGGTAAAGACTTAGTGCTGTATGACCCAACAGTGTGGCAGCGGGCCAGCAGGCAGCTGAGGAGAGCCCACTGCTCTGCCTCACTCTGCGTCCAGCCTCGCCCTTTCTCGAGCTAGTGAGTTACTGTCCTGCTGCTTTCCACTCTAAAGACGAAGAATTGTGTGGTTGTGCTAGTAAATGTAGTTGAACTCCCAGTTGAAATGATTTTAGACTGAAGATCTGTTGCTTAGGTGGAAGACACCGAAGACACATAATGTAGATCAACAAGCTTAAGCATAATTTTTAGCTATAAGACAatagagctcatcaatcaccaAGAAGATGCTAGTGGAAGAAGCATGTGCAGCAACAGTTTAATCACTTG
Protein-coding regions in this window:
- the nod2 gene encoding nucleotide-binding oligomerization domain-containing protein 2 isoform X1; this encodes MDAEMQKACVQELVLTQRSKILHALCSSGSAEHLEKVLDILLAQGEIIWEDYQNIQEPGRALFAKARQLLDLVYAKGVDACGLLLTAIKQVLPEAPVFAPSFLEYNSGLEEDFQSTPTKTLLTQRVSLVSELQNCIDCALDVLVTSGHFTKADCNEVCLPIHTPSQQARRLLDHVRSKGESAAELLLRYIQQKPEFGSPLDQKKLTPSKEFLKYQKKLSSSLSAQSFFLCTYGGDSSIPLDHIYTEVQLEPAHGSADFQGPLGPEDIVSKVGSQNEEADTVLVSGQAGSGKSTLLQRFHLLWARGAALQDFLLLFPVSCRRLNSLHKELSIRELLFQHCCWPDKEQEDIFQFILDNPHLILLTFDGLDEFKHSFSDECRICSPTQRVQAHVLLFSLIQGSLMKGVRKVVTSRPEAVGPELKKYICKEVILKGFSINGIDCFVRKHHSDSTVATMVLESLKTNTALLGLCHSPVLCWIVSHCHNQLLHYGEGTPQTITDVYLMILQHFLQHKSSVKSNTDFSWLKEHLNTVLRLGQLAFEGIENNCYIFSCTDVEKCGITESDLCMGFLFQSKYLSSIHGKGYEFLHVTMQCFFAALYIAFSNNIGRSVIPKLFNLQDMRKAATSAVCFRACVDMSPGQKWTFVEETIGAETANLQITATFVSGLLSQRHQCLWLLSCPKVIMEKRIKQVVRCLSTGMQKHFKSIPQPVEGEKKSMHAMPGFVWLVTCIYEKQDSRIAKDVMHKLEVTHLKLTYCNIGPVECTALAYVLQYLRNPVGLQLDNNFVGDVGVEQLLPCMHICNSLYLRNNNITDVGICKLIAKVIHCDSVQKLALFNNKLTDACIPHFSHLLKTRPDFLSLRLGNNKITAEGAKLLAEGLKFSHSLQYLGLWGNMVGDTGAEALAKALENSKSLVWLSLVGNSIGSAGACSLANLIKTSTSLEELWLTENRINRTGVECLIQALEHNTHVKSIWLRNNDLSMEEVETMGQRESRLVF
- the nod2 gene encoding nucleotide-binding oligomerization domain-containing protein 2 isoform X3, with amino-acid sequence MDAEMQKACVQELVLTQRSKILHALCSSGSAEHLEKVLDILLAQGEIIWEDYQNIQEPGRALFAKARQLLDLVYAKGVDACGLLLTAIKQVLPEAPVFAPSFLEYNSGLEEDFQSTPTKTLLTQRVSLVSELQNCIDCALDVLVTSGHFTKADCNEVCLPIHTPSQQARRLLDHVRSKGESAAELLLRYIQQKPEFGSPLDQKKLTPSKEFLKYQKKLSSSLSAQSFFLCTYGGDSSIPLDHIYTEVQLEPAHGSADFQGPLGPEDIVSKVGSQNEEADTVLVSGQAGSGKSTLLQRFHLLWARGAALQDFLLLFPVSCRRLNSLHKELSIRELLFQHCCWPDKEQEDIFQFILDNPHLILLTFDGLDEFKHSFSDECRICSPTQRVQAHVLLFSLIQGSLMKGVRKVVTSRPEAVGPELKKYICKEVILKGFSINGIDCFVRKHHSDSTVATMVLESLKTNTALLGLCHSPVLCWIVSHCHNQLLHYGEGTPQTITDVYLMILQHFLQHKSSVKSNTDFSWLKEHLNTVLRLGQLAFEGIENNCYIFSCTDVEKCGITESDLCMGFLFQSKYLSSIHGKGYEFLHVTMQCFFAALYIAFSNNIGRSVIPKLFNLQDMRKAATSAVCFRACVDMSPGQKWTFVEETIGAETANLQITATFVSGLLSQRHQCLWLLSCPKVIMEKRIKQVVRCLSTGMQKHFKSIPQPVEGEKKSMHAMPGFVWLVTCIYEKQDSRIAKDVMHKLEVTHLKLTYCNIGPVECTALAYVLQYLRNPVGLQLDNNFVGDVGVEQLLPCMHICNSLYLRNNNITDVGICKLIAKVIHCDSVQKLALFNNKLTDACIPHFSHLLKTRPDFLSLRLWGNMVGDTGAEALAKALENSKSLVWLSLVGNSIGSAGACSLANLIKTSTSLEELWLTENRINRTGVECLIQALEHNTHVKSIWLRNNDLSMEEVETMGQRESRLVF
- the nod2 gene encoding nucleotide-binding oligomerization domain-containing protein 2 isoform X2, which translates into the protein MDAEMQKACVQELVLTQRSKILHALCSSGSAEHLEKVLDILLAQGEIIWEDYQNIQEPGRALFAKARQLLDLVYAKGVDACGLLLTAIKQVLPEAPVFAPSFLEYNSGLEEDFQSTPTKTLLTQRVSLVSELQNCIDCALDVLVTSGHFTKADCNEARRLLDHVRSKGESAAELLLRYIQQKPEFGSPLDQKKLTPSKEFLKYQKKLSSSLSAQSFFLCTYGGDSSIPLDHIYTEVQLEPAHGSADFQGPLGPEDIVSKVGSQNEEADTVLVSGQAGSGKSTLLQRFHLLWARGAALQDFLLLFPVSCRRLNSLHKELSIRELLFQHCCWPDKEQEDIFQFILDNPHLILLTFDGLDEFKHSFSDECRICSPTQRVQAHVLLFSLIQGSLMKGVRKVVTSRPEAVGPELKKYICKEVILKGFSINGIDCFVRKHHSDSTVATMVLESLKTNTALLGLCHSPVLCWIVSHCHNQLLHYGEGTPQTITDVYLMILQHFLQHKSSVKSNTDFSWLKEHLNTVLRLGQLAFEGIENNCYIFSCTDVEKCGITESDLCMGFLFQSKYLSSIHGKGYEFLHVTMQCFFAALYIAFSNNIGRSVIPKLFNLQDMRKAATSAVCFRACVDMSPGQKWTFVEETIGAETANLQITATFVSGLLSQRHQCLWLLSCPKVIMEKRIKQVVRCLSTGMQKHFKSIPQPVEGEKKSMHAMPGFVWLVTCIYEKQDSRIAKDVMHKLEVTHLKLTYCNIGPVECTALAYVLQYLRNPVGLQLDNNFVGDVGVEQLLPCMHICNSLYLRNNNITDVGICKLIAKVIHCDSVQKLALFNNKLTDACIPHFSHLLKTRPDFLSLRLGNNKITAEGAKLLAEGLKFSHSLQYLGLWGNMVGDTGAEALAKALENSKSLVWLSLVGNSIGSAGACSLANLIKTSTSLEELWLTENRINRTGVECLIQALEHNTHVKSIWLRNNDLSMEEVETMGQRESRLVF